In the genome of Hymenobacter cellulosivorans, one region contains:
- a CDS encoding Ig-like domain-containing protein: MTQSLPPNPKRRLPQLALLLIWLLSLMPRSGHAQLYYLMNDGVATSTLDELRRSPLSAVSETILSSGFVASPGTLAIDAANNRIFVADVRNNQPKIVAISLTAPYTVSTFLTPAAIAGSASTALGGIAVDNTNGFLYYTVNDGAATTTLDELRRSPLSAASETVLSSGFVASPGTLAIDAANNRIFVADVRNNQPKIVAISLAAPYTVSTFLTPAAIAGSSSTALGGIAVDNTNGFLYYTTTEGAATSTMDELRRSPLSAASETILRSGFVASPGMLAIDAANNRIFVADVRNNQPKIVAISLAAPYTASTFLTPAAINGSANTALAGIVVFPAAVLPTVTTAAATSIASTSAVLGGSVTADGGATITARGVVYSTTNTAPTIGGTGVTQDANPATTATFSETISGLTPGTVYYVRAYATNSAGTSYGSVVSFTTPPNAPVVLVLANGSLVNNTTPTYEGTALVNSTVTVIVDGTAIGTTTTNSAGNWALTQPTALAQGSHTVRATASISGSAQSASSNTNTFIIDSVRPTVVISSSAGASGSTTGTSPIPFNVTFSESVTGFVAGDVTVTNGTISSFAGSGASYSFTVTPAAGGAITVNVPANVAQDAAGNFNTTATQFSITYTPPTATVVSVTRLMPSPTATTQVRYRVVFSGSVTGISTTNFSVTTTGSVSGATVSSVSGSGTTYTVTVNTGSGDGTLRLNVDNSTGISPTVTGLPYTSGETYTITKSFAATPQLTIQGTGGTGSDVTAFVDVVQVLNGGSAFANALQNPSFEQHDPLANGDFGYQPTGASWTFNAQAGIAEAGSAFTPVTPVPNGIAVAFVQSNGGNNGQLQQNLAVPTGSNYQVRFQTAQRICCTTLDQSLNVFLNGVFLGNIQPNSNAYSTFTSPTFSVTAPALTATVSTTSASPTGTSPIPFSVSFSQSVGTTFTASDVTVSGGTLTSGSFSGSNAGPYTFTVTPGASGTVSVSLAANVAQDANNTTNSASNTVSVQYAQPVTAAPVVTTPANGALLNTSTPTYTGTAPANSTVAVYVDTNPIGTTTANASGNWTLTQPTALTQGSHTVNATAQTSGATVSVRSNTNNFTIDAVRPTVVISSTAGASGTTTSTSPLPFTVTFSETVTGFVAGDVTVTNGTISGFSGSGTTYSFNVTPPGSGTVTVNVPANVAQDAASNFNTAATQFTFNYSQPVTPAPVVIEPANGSLVNNNRPVYGGTAVAGSTVTVYVDGTAVGTATTANDGRFNLIQPTALAQGSHTVYARAQLSGLAVSVNSNTNTFTVDTLPPTVLVSAPGTTDGSTTTTSPIFFSVAFFEAVTGFTAADVVVTNGTVSNFVGSGSNYSFNVTPTANGAVTVTVPANSAQDAAGNGNIASSPYTVIYNQSVTATPVVTAPANGSLLSTTTPTYVGTAVTNSTVTVYVDGTSIGTTTANASGNWTFTQASALAQGSHTVYATAQLSGQAVSANSNTNTFTVDSVRPTVVISSTASNPTSTSPIPVTVTFSESVIGFVAGDVTVTNGTLANFSGSGASYSFTITPASSGSVTANIAAGVAQDAAGNPNAAAPQFLIIYSQPVTAAPVVTLPANGSLTNTATPTYGGTAAVNSIVTVYVDGSSVGTTTANNLGNWAIAQPTALAQGSHTVYATAQLSGSAVSANSSTNTFTVDSVRPTVAIGSSASNPTSISSIPFLVTFSEAVTGFVAGDVTVTNGTISSFTGSGTTYAFNVTPAAAGNVTVTVPANVAVDAAGNGNTGATQFSIQYAPIGAPTVATAAASSITTTSAVLGGNVTADGGATVTERGVVYSSTTTAPTTADTKAVSGSGTGVFSTPVSGLTPGATYYVRAYAINSAGTSYGNLTSFIATPAAPRVTVPSNGSVATTTTPTYFGVSQAGSTVTVYVDGTSIGTTFTNGGGIFSLTQPTPLAQGSHTVYATAQLSGSAVSANSTTNTFTVDSGQPTVAISSTASNPTSTSPIPVTVTFSESVTGFVAGDVTVTGGTLSAFTGSGASYSFNVTPTSNGTVTVDVPANVAQDGAGNGNTAATQFTIQYNAVVTATTWTGAVSTDWFTAGNWTAGVPTSTVDAFINGGVSRYPVVASGTAAVKNLVLATNASLTQSGGILAVNGAGFAIDGTFTATGGVVNLNGTSEQRIGGTRTAFYDLTVGTAGARLDGPLDIQRVLTLNGNLSTITQTLTLLSNSAGTAMVVNNNGAAVLGTAAVQRYIDPSLNPGLGYRHYSSPVQSTSVADLATSGFSPVVNPAYNTQGNTVNPFPTVYGYNEARIVGTDATTQNFEYGYFSPNSLGETLTRGRGYTVNIAASEKVDLVGTLNTGDVTVGALGRGGQDASGWHLLGNPYPAPLDWNKARTNLPAGMIDAIYVYKSATQYGGTYQFYQNGFGTLPNGIVGSMQGFFVRVSQPVAAFSFLNAWRSTSYETPTFNRPTADNRPALQLDLVSGQGAHDPAYVYFEQGATAGLDDHYDAEKLPNTTGLNLASVAAGKGLAVNGLPFLQATTIVPLTVGVPVTGTYTLQAASLANFGSTPVYLLDAVTGQQVDLKQQGSYSFSASNAALITGRFSLSFGSLRPLATNGGTLAASIALYPNPAQKMAWVELPASLGRKPVQATLLDALGRVVRTQQLPANGDKAHALSLDELPVGVYSLRLSTEAGLVTKRLIIE, encoded by the coding sequence ATGACACAATCTTTACCTCCCAACCCTAAGCGCAGGCTGCCGCAACTAGCCTTGCTGCTTATCTGGTTGCTGAGCCTGATGCCCCGTAGTGGGCACGCTCAGCTCTATTACCTCATGAATGACGGGGTGGCGACGAGCACGCTGGATGAGCTGCGCCGCAGCCCGCTCAGTGCCGTCTCAGAAACCATCTTGAGCAGTGGCTTCGTCGCTTCGCCCGGCACGCTGGCCATTGACGCGGCCAACAACCGCATTTTCGTGGCTGATGTGCGCAACAACCAGCCTAAAATAGTCGCCATCAGCCTGACGGCGCCCTACACGGTCAGCACGTTTCTGACCCCGGCCGCTATTGCCGGGTCGGCCAGCACGGCTCTGGGTGGCATTGCCGTAGACAACACCAACGGCTTTCTGTATTATACCGTGAATGATGGGGCGGCTACAACTACACTGGATGAGCTGCGCCGCAGCCCGCTGAGTGCCGCCTCGGAAACCGTCTTGAGCAGTGGCTTCGTCGCTTCGCCCGGCACGCTGGCCATTGACGCGGCCAACAACCGCATTTTCGTGGCTGATGTGCGTAACAACCAGCCTAAAATCGTGGCCATCAGCCTGGCGGCACCCTACACGGTCAGCACGTTTCTGACCCCGGCCGCTATTGCCGGGTCGTCCAGCACAGCCCTCGGTGGCATTGCCGTAGACAACACCAACGGCTTCCTATATTATACAACGACTGAAGGGGCAGCGACGAGCACGATGGATGAGCTGCGCCGCAGCCCGCTGAGTGCCGCCTCGGAAACCATCTTGCGCAGTGGCTTCGTCGCTTCGCCTGGCATGCTGGCCATTGACGCGGCCAACAACCGCATTTTCGTGGCTGATGTGCGCAACAACCAGCCTAAAATCGTGGCCATTAGCCTGGCGGCACCCTATACCGCCAGCACATTTCTGACCCCGGCCGCTATCAACGGGTCGGCCAACACGGCCCTGGCCGGCATTGTCGTATTTCCGGCTGCCGTACTACCTACCGTAACCACGGCCGCCGCTACCAGCATTGCCAGCACCAGCGCCGTGCTGGGCGGCAGCGTCACGGCCGACGGCGGCGCTACGATAACTGCACGGGGCGTTGTATACAGTACCACCAACACGGCGCCCACCATCGGTGGTACCGGCGTTACGCAGGATGCCAACCCCGCCACCACCGCCACCTTTTCGGAAACCATTTCGGGCCTGACACCCGGTACCGTCTACTACGTGCGGGCCTATGCCACCAATAGCGCGGGCACCAGCTACGGCAGCGTGGTGAGTTTTACCACCCCGCCCAATGCGCCGGTCGTGCTTGTGCTGGCCAACGGCAGCCTCGTGAACAACACCACGCCGACCTACGAGGGCACGGCTCTAGTTAACTCAACAGTGACCGTTATCGTGGATGGCACAGCCATTGGTACGACAACAACGAACAGCGCCGGTAACTGGGCCCTCACCCAGCCCACGGCCCTGGCCCAAGGCAGCCATACCGTGCGGGCTACGGCCTCTATCAGCGGCTCGGCTCAGAGTGCCAGCTCGAACACGAACACCTTCATCATCGACTCGGTGCGGCCTACGGTAGTCATCAGCTCCTCCGCTGGTGCTTCGGGCAGCACGACTGGCACTTCGCCCATTCCCTTCAACGTCACCTTCTCAGAAAGCGTAACGGGCTTCGTGGCCGGCGACGTGACAGTGACCAACGGGACCATCTCGAGCTTCGCCGGCAGTGGCGCTTCTTACTCATTTACTGTGACGCCGGCTGCTGGCGGCGCCATCACGGTGAACGTGCCAGCCAACGTAGCGCAGGACGCAGCTGGCAACTTCAACACCACCGCTACCCAGTTCTCTATCACCTACACTCCCCCGACGGCGACGGTAGTATCGGTAACGCGCCTGATGCCTTCACCCACGGCCACGACCCAGGTAAGGTACCGGGTGGTCTTCTCGGGCAGCGTGACGGGCATATCAACCACCAACTTCTCGGTTACAACTACTGGCTCGGTGAGCGGGGCGACGGTGAGCAGCGTGAGCGGCTCGGGCACGACCTACACCGTGACCGTGAACACAGGCTCCGGCGACGGCACTCTGCGCTTGAACGTGGACAACAGCACGGGCATCTCGCCAACCGTGACGGGCCTGCCCTATACCAGCGGCGAAACCTACACGATTACCAAGAGCTTTGCCGCTACCCCCCAGCTCACGATTCAGGGCACGGGTGGTACGGGCTCCGACGTGACGGCTTTTGTGGATGTGGTGCAGGTACTTAATGGCGGTTCGGCTTTCGCCAACGCCCTGCAAAACCCCAGCTTCGAGCAGCACGACCCCCTGGCCAACGGTGACTTTGGCTACCAGCCCACCGGCGCCAGCTGGACGTTCAATGCCCAAGCCGGCATCGCCGAGGCGGGCAGCGCGTTTACTCCGGTGACGCCCGTTCCCAACGGCATTGCCGTGGCTTTTGTACAAAGCAACGGGGGTAATAACGGGCAGCTCCAGCAAAACCTGGCGGTGCCTACGGGCAGCAACTACCAGGTACGCTTCCAGACCGCCCAGCGCATCTGCTGCACTACGCTGGATCAGAGCCTGAACGTGTTCCTCAACGGCGTGTTCCTCGGCAACATTCAGCCAAACAGCAACGCCTACAGCACCTTCACCTCGCCTACCTTCAGCGTGACGGCCCCGGCCCTGACGGCTACCGTGAGCACGACTTCGGCCAGCCCCACCGGCACTTCGCCCATCCCGTTCTCGGTGAGCTTCTCACAGAGCGTGGGCACGACCTTCACGGCTTCGGACGTGACAGTATCGGGCGGTACGCTGACCAGCGGCAGCTTCAGCGGCAGCAACGCGGGCCCCTACACCTTCACCGTGACGCCCGGCGCATCGGGTACCGTATCGGTAAGCCTAGCTGCCAACGTGGCCCAGGACGCCAACAACACCACCAACTCGGCCAGCAACACGGTGAGCGTGCAATACGCCCAACCCGTGACGGCGGCCCCAGTAGTGACCACGCCGGCCAATGGTGCCCTGCTTAATACGAGCACGCCAACCTACACGGGCACGGCCCCGGCCAACAGCACGGTGGCAGTGTACGTGGATACCAACCCCATCGGCACGACCACGGCCAATGCCTCGGGCAACTGGACCCTGACCCAGCCCACGGCCCTGACCCAGGGCTCGCACACGGTGAATGCCACGGCGCAAACCAGCGGCGCAACTGTAAGTGTACGCTCCAACACGAACAACTTCACGATAGACGCGGTACGCCCCACAGTGGTCATCAGCTCTACAGCTGGGGCTTCGGGCACGACGACTTCGACTTCGCCCCTGCCCTTCACGGTAACCTTCTCGGAAACGGTAACGGGCTTCGTAGCCGGTGACGTGACGGTAACGAACGGTACAATTTCGGGCTTCTCGGGCTCAGGCACTACCTACTCGTTCAACGTGACGCCTCCCGGCAGTGGCACGGTGACGGTGAACGTGCCGGCCAACGTGGCGCAGGATGCGGCCAGTAACTTCAACACCGCCGCTACCCAGTTTACCTTTAACTACTCGCAGCCGGTAACGCCTGCGCCCGTAGTAATTGAGCCCGCTAACGGCAGCCTGGTAAATAATAACCGGCCGGTGTACGGCGGCACAGCAGTGGCTGGCTCGACGGTTACGGTGTATGTAGACGGCACCGCCGTTGGAACGGCCACCACCGCCAACGACGGACGGTTCAACCTGATTCAGCCCACGGCGCTGGCCCAGGGCAGCCACACGGTGTATGCCAGAGCTCAGCTTAGCGGCCTGGCGGTGAGTGTCAACTCCAACACCAACACTTTCACCGTGGACACCCTGCCGCCCACGGTACTCGTTAGTGCTCCGGGTACAACGGATGGTAGCACTACGACCACCTCGCCCATTTTCTTCTCGGTCGCCTTCTTCGAGGCTGTAACCGGCTTCACCGCTGCCGACGTAGTAGTGACGAACGGTACGGTTTCGAACTTCGTCGGCTCGGGTTCAAACTACTCGTTCAACGTAACACCCACGGCTAATGGTGCTGTTACGGTAACCGTACCGGCTAACTCGGCTCAGGATGCGGCCGGTAATGGCAACATTGCCTCCAGCCCCTACACGGTTATCTATAACCAGTCGGTAACGGCGACCCCAGTAGTAACCGCGCCGGCTAACGGCAGCCTGCTGAGCACCACCACGCCGACCTACGTCGGTACGGCGGTAACCAACTCGACCGTGACGGTGTATGTAGACGGTACCAGCATCGGTACGACTACGGCCAACGCCTCGGGCAACTGGACCTTCACCCAGGCCTCGGCGTTGGCCCAGGGCAGCCATACGGTCTACGCTACGGCCCAGCTCAGCGGTCAGGCCGTCAGTGCCAACTCCAACACGAACACCTTCACCGTCGACTCAGTACGGCCCACGGTGGTTATCAGCTCGACAGCCAGCAATCCGACCAGCACCTCGCCTATCCCGGTGACGGTAACCTTCTCGGAATCCGTTATCGGCTTTGTAGCCGGTGATGTAACGGTAACGAACGGTACTCTGGCCAACTTCTCAGGCTCGGGCGCTTCGTATTCGTTTACCATCACGCCGGCCAGCTCTGGCTCCGTGACGGCAAACATTGCGGCGGGCGTAGCGCAGGACGCAGCGGGCAACCCTAACGCGGCGGCCCCCCAGTTCCTGATTATCTACTCGCAGCCCGTTACGGCAGCGCCAGTGGTAACGCTGCCAGCTAACGGCAGCCTGACCAACACGGCCACGCCTACCTACGGGGGCACAGCCGCTGTCAACTCGATAGTCACGGTGTATGTAGACGGTTCCTCTGTTGGCACCACCACAGCCAACAACCTGGGCAACTGGGCTATTGCTCAACCCACGGCTTTGGCGCAAGGCTCGCACACGGTCTACGCTACGGCTCAGCTCAGCGGCAGTGCCGTCAGTGCCAACTCCAGCACGAACACCTTCACGGTAGATTCAGTACGACCCACGGTAGCTATCGGCTCCTCGGCTTCGAACCCAACGTCTATCTCATCCATTCCCTTCCTGGTAACCTTCTCGGAAGCCGTAACTGGTTTCGTAGCTGGTGATGTGACCGTAACCAACGGCACAATTTCGAGCTTCACGGGCTCAGGTACGACCTATGCGTTCAACGTGACGCCGGCCGCCGCCGGCAACGTGACGGTGACCGTACCGGCTAACGTAGCCGTGGATGCGGCCGGCAACGGCAACACCGGCGCTACGCAGTTCAGTATCCAATATGCCCCGATTGGAGCACCAACCGTAGCTACGGCTGCGGCCTCGAGCATTACTACGACCAGCGCTGTGCTGGGTGGTAACGTGACAGCCGACGGCGGTGCTACAGTAACGGAGCGCGGCGTGGTGTACAGCTCCACCACTACGGCTCCGACTACCGCCGACACCAAAGCCGTGAGCGGATCGGGTACGGGAGTTTTCTCGACGCCTGTATCGGGCCTGACACCCGGTGCTACTTACTATGTTCGGGCGTATGCCATCAATAGTGCTGGTACCAGCTATGGCAACCTGACAAGCTTCATTGCCACTCCCGCTGCACCTCGTGTGACGGTACCCTCGAATGGCAGCGTAGCTACGACGACGACGCCCACTTACTTTGGTGTGTCGCAGGCTGGCAGCACCGTTACGGTGTATGTGGATGGTACCAGCATCGGCACTACCTTCACGAACGGCGGCGGTATTTTCAGCCTGACTCAGCCCACGCCGCTTGCGCAGGGCAGCCATACGGTATATGCCACGGCTCAGCTCAGCGGCAGTGCCGTAAGCGCCAACAGCACCACCAACACCTTCACGGTGGACTCGGGGCAGCCGACAGTTGCCATCAGCAGCACGGCCAGCAACCCGACCAGCACCTCGCCTATCCCCGTGACCGTGACTTTCTCGGAAAGTGTAACGGGATTCGTAGCCGGCGACGTGACGGTAACGGGCGGTACGCTCTCCGCCTTCACCGGCAGTGGTGCTTCCTACTCGTTCAACGTGACGCCGACCAGCAATGGCACCGTTACGGTGGACGTGCCGGCCAACGTGGCTCAGGATGGGGCCGGCAACGGTAACACGGCTGCTACCCAGTTCACCATTCAGTATAACGCTGTGGTGACGGCTACCACCTGGACTGGTGCTGTCAGCACCGACTGGTTTACGGCTGGCAACTGGACCGCTGGCGTACCAACCAGCACCGTGGATGCCTTCATCAACGGTGGCGTTTCGCGCTACCCCGTGGTGGCCTCTGGTACGGCAGCAGTTAAAAACCTGGTTCTAGCCACCAATGCCTCGCTCACGCAAAGTGGCGGCATCCTTGCGGTGAACGGCGCTGGTTTTGCCATCGACGGCACCTTTACGGCTACCGGCGGCGTGGTGAATCTGAACGGCACGAGCGAACAACGCATTGGCGGCACGCGCACGGCCTTCTACGACCTTACCGTAGGAACTGCCGGCGCTCGGTTGGATGGCCCGCTTGATATCCAGCGGGTACTAACGCTGAACGGCAACCTGTCTACCATTACCCAAACGCTCACCTTGCTGTCGAACAGCGCGGGTACGGCTATGGTAGTAAACAACAATGGCGCTGCCGTACTGGGCACCGCCGCTGTGCAGCGCTACATCGACCCAAGCCTGAACCCGGGCCTGGGCTACCGCCACTACAGCTCGCCGGTGCAGTCGACTTCGGTAGCCGATTTGGCTACCAGCGGCTTTTCGCCCGTAGTGAACCCCGCCTATAATACGCAGGGCAACACGGTGAATCCTTTCCCGACGGTGTATGGCTACAACGAGGCCCGCATTGTGGGCACCGACGCTACGACCCAGAACTTCGAGTATGGCTACTTCTCGCCCAACTCACTCGGTGAAACCCTGACCCGGGGCCGTGGCTACACGGTCAATATTGCTGCCAGTGAGAAAGTCGACCTGGTGGGCACGCTCAATACCGGCGACGTGACGGTGGGGGCACTCGGCCGTGGTGGTCAGGACGCTTCGGGCTGGCATCTGCTGGGTAACCCCTACCCCGCCCCGCTGGACTGGAACAAGGCCCGCACCAACCTGCCCGCCGGCATGATTGACGCCATCTACGTCTACAAGTCGGCTACCCAGTACGGTGGTACTTACCAGTTCTACCAGAACGGCTTCGGCACCCTGCCCAATGGCATTGTGGGTTCCATGCAAGGCTTCTTCGTGCGGGTTAGTCAGCCCGTGGCGGCCTTCTCGTTCCTGAATGCCTGGCGCTCGACCAGCTACGAAACGCCGACCTTCAACCGCCCCACGGCCGATAACCGCCCGGCTCTGCAGTTGGATCTGGTGAGCGGCCAAGGAGCCCACGACCCGGCCTACGTGTACTTCGAGCAAGGCGCCACCGCCGGCCTCGATGACCACTACGACGCCGAAAAGCTGCCCAACACGACTGGCCTGAACCTGGCCTCGGTAGCGGCTGGCAAAGGCTTGGCCGTGAATGGTCTGCCCTTCCTGCAAGCCACCACCATCGTGCCGCTGACTGTGGGCGTACCCGTAACCGGCACGTACACGCTGCAGGCTGCTTCCCTGGCCAACTTCGGTTCTACGCCAGTGTATCTGCTCGACGCCGTAACCGGTCAGCAGGTCGACCTCAAGCAGCAAGGCTCCTACAGCTTCTCGGCCAGCAACGCCGCCCTGATTACGGGCCGGTTCTCGCTGAGCTTCGGTTCGCTGCGGCCCCTGGCTACCAATGGGGGCACCCTGGCTGCCAGCATCGCGCTGTATCCGAACCCGGCCCAGAAAATGGCTTGGGTAGAGCTGCCCGCCAGCCTAGGCCGCAAGCCCGTGCAGGCCACCCTGCTCGATGCCCTGGGCCGTGTAGTACGCACTCAGCAACTGCCCGCTAACGGTGACAAGGCCCACGCCCTGTCGCTGGACGAGCTGCCCGTGGGTGTGTACTCGCTGCGTCTGAGCACCGAAGCCGGCCTGGTTACTAAGCGTCTTATCATTGAATAA
- a CDS encoding response regulator transcription factor, which yields MTRIILADDHTILREGIRALLVAEPDFEVVGEASTGQQLLDLLATTPADVVLLDLTMPELDGFAVLPLVRAQHPETRLLILSMLDHERYVAQALEAGASGYILKNAAIAEILHAIRTVAVGHPFLCTEIGMELLRKLTLNMEKQWEESAEPRPADLSARELEVLQLIAEGLTNAEIADKLFTSKRTIETHRQNIIEKTQAKNTAALIKFAVNQGLVK from the coding sequence ATGACTCGTATTATTTTAGCCGATGACCATACCATTTTGCGGGAAGGCATCCGGGCGTTGTTGGTCGCCGAGCCCGATTTTGAAGTAGTGGGTGAAGCCAGCACCGGCCAGCAGTTGCTGGATTTGCTGGCTACCACACCCGCCGATGTAGTCCTGCTGGATTTGACCATGCCTGAGCTGGATGGCTTCGCGGTGCTGCCCCTGGTGCGCGCCCAGCATCCTGAAACCCGCCTGCTGATTCTTTCCATGCTGGACCACGAGCGGTATGTGGCCCAGGCTCTGGAAGCCGGGGCGTCGGGTTATATCCTCAAGAACGCCGCTATTGCCGAAATCCTGCACGCCATCCGCACGGTGGCTGTTGGGCACCCGTTCCTGTGCACTGAAATAGGCATGGAACTACTGCGTAAGCTGACCCTGAATATGGAAAAGCAGTGGGAAGAAAGCGCGGAGCCGCGTCCGGCCGACCTCTCAGCGCGGGAGCTGGAAGTGCTGCAGCTCATTGCTGAGGGGCTGACCAACGCCGAAATTGCCGACAAGCTCTTCACCAGCAAGCGCACCATCGAAACCCACCGCCAGAACATCATCGAGAAAACCCAGGCCAAAAACACCGCCGCCCTCATCAAGTTCGCCGTAAACCAGGGCCTGGTAAAGTAG
- a CDS encoding response regulator transcription factor, protein MIRIILTDDHAIIRDGIRSLLRDEPDLEVVGEASNGEELLAMLPETPTDVILLDLNMPGMDGFATLAALREQHPQTRVLVLSMLDHERYVVQALDAGALGYALKNTGRTELIYALYAVAAGQPFLCTAIGMGLLRKFQSPEINTYDAPKVGSSLSKRELEVLQLIAEGLTNAEIADKLFTSKRTIETHRQNIIEKTQAKNTAALIKFAVSSGLLPE, encoded by the coding sequence ATGATTCGCATTATTCTCACCGACGACCACGCTATTATCCGGGATGGTATCCGCAGCCTGCTGCGCGACGAGCCAGACCTGGAAGTGGTGGGCGAGGCCAGCAACGGGGAGGAACTGCTCGCCATGTTGCCCGAAACGCCCACCGACGTTATTCTGCTCGACCTGAACATGCCCGGCATGGACGGCTTCGCCACGCTGGCGGCCCTGCGCGAGCAGCATCCGCAGACCCGGGTGCTGGTACTATCCATGCTCGACCATGAGCGGTACGTGGTACAGGCCCTGGACGCCGGCGCGCTGGGCTACGCTCTGAAAAATACGGGCCGTACCGAGCTGATCTACGCGCTGTACGCCGTGGCGGCCGGCCAGCCCTTCCTGTGCACGGCCATTGGCATGGGGCTGCTGCGCAAATTCCAGAGCCCCGAAATTAATACTTACGATGCCCCCAAAGTGGGCAGCAGCCTCTCGAAGCGGGAACTGGAAGTGTTGCAGCTCATTGCCGAGGGGCTGACCAACGCCGAAATTGCCGACAAGCTCTTCACCAGCAAGCGCACCATCGAAACCCACCGCCAGAACATCATCGAGAAAACTCAGGCCAAAAACACCGCCGCCCTCATCAAGTTCGCCGTAAGCAGCGGCTTGCTGCCAGAGTAG